In one Chitinophaga sancti genomic region, the following are encoded:
- a CDS encoding anti-sigma regulatory factor: protein MKIVLSKDRMTIEREQDVVPFRNRVKEYAVKIGMSLVNQTKLITAASELVRNMLKYANGGVVLIEVLSQGRDSGIRLVFTDKGPGIKDIPEAMKDGFSTGKSLGIGLPGTRRLVNEFDIKSTVGEGTTVSIIKWKNG, encoded by the coding sequence ATGAAGATAGTACTGAGTAAAGACCGCATGACCATTGAAAGAGAACAGGATGTAGTTCCTTTCAGGAATCGTGTGAAGGAGTATGCTGTGAAAATTGGAATGAGCCTTGTAAATCAGACCAAACTGATCACAGCAGCCAGTGAGCTGGTACGTAATATGCTGAAGTATGCCAATGGTGGCGTCGTGCTCATAGAAGTACTCAGCCAGGGCAGGGATAGTGGTATCCGCCTGGTCTTTACAGACAAAGGACCGGGTATCAAAGATATTCCCGAGGCCATGAAAGATGGCTTCTCTACCGGCAAAAGCCTGGGAATCGGCCTTCCCGGTACCAGGCGGCTGGTCAATGAATTTGATATTAAAAGCACAGTGGGCGAAGGTACCACTGTTTCAATTATTAAGTGGAAGAATGGATAA
- a CDS encoding STAS domain-containing protein, translating into MDRIPILRMGNLLLVTIQIDLYDRLATNLETDLVQMVNKTEAKGVLIDISALSIVDSFMGRILGNIGSMSKIMDAETVVVGMQPAVAITLIELGLELKGVYTALNVERGMELLKEKIGNYDEDLSDEDEDSTE; encoded by the coding sequence ATGGATCGTATTCCTATTCTGCGAATGGGTAACCTTCTCCTGGTGACTATACAGATAGACCTTTACGACAGGTTAGCTACCAATCTGGAAACAGACCTGGTACAAATGGTCAATAAAACAGAAGCAAAAGGTGTATTAATAGATATATCCGCATTATCCATCGTCGATTCTTTTATGGGTCGTATCCTCGGCAACATCGGCTCCATGTCTAAGATCATGGATGCTGAAACCGTTGTAGTAGGTATGCAGCCCGCGGTCGCCATTACTCTGATAGAACTTGGACTGGAGCTAAAAGGCGTATATACGGCTTTAAATGTGGAAAGAGGTATGGAATTGTTAAAAGAAAAAATAGGCAATTATGATGAGGACCTAAGCGACGAAGATGAAGATAGTACTGAGTAA
- a CDS encoding MmgE/PrpD family protein — protein MSVNNITGRIVWFAFTFSYEDLKPGAIAQLKKHLLDAAGSMLYAIKALTVEKMFRQPGFLQTSGSVDIPVLGNTSVDQAAQLCTLLVRYAAFMDNYLGKHATCYPRDNI, from the coding sequence ATGTCAGTAAATAATATTACCGGGCGTATTGTGTGGTTTGCCTTTACGTTTTCTTACGAAGATCTGAAACCCGGTGCCATAGCGCAATTGAAGAAACACTTGTTGGATGCGGCAGGCTCAATGTTGTACGCTATTAAGGCGCTAACTGTGGAAAAAATGTTCAGGCAGCCAGGGTTTTTACAGACCTCGGGATCCGTCGATATACCTGTTTTGGGGAATACAAGTGTGGATCAGGCTGCACAGTTGTGTACATTATTGGTACGGTATGCTGCCTTTATGGACAATTACCTGGGCAAACATGCAACCTGCTATCCCCGTGATAATATATAA
- a CDS encoding STAS domain-containing protein has product MGIDTAKLLQKKQKRILENWMTSQLSNISLREDLMSNDDLREQSTEFLDTLLKVLNEKNLSNVESSEFEPVHELLAGISLSRAKQGFTPAETGVYIFSLKEALLASLQADIKDDPFALVDAVIKISKLMDYLCVIAFETFIKGREEVILRQTDEIAEISTPVIRVWDGILALPIIGTLDSSRTQVVMENLLQEIVISGSTIAILDISGVAAVDSLVAQHLIKTVAATRLMGAECIISGIRPEIAQTVVHLGIDLSNIVTKATLASALKHAFGMLKLNVKKIENVKSGL; this is encoded by the coding sequence ATGGGAATAGACACAGCAAAGCTGCTGCAAAAAAAGCAGAAAAGGATCCTGGAAAACTGGATGACCTCACAGCTTTCCAACATTAGCCTCAGAGAAGACCTGATGAGCAACGATGACCTGAGAGAGCAATCAACAGAATTTTTAGACACACTTTTAAAAGTATTGAATGAGAAAAACCTCAGTAATGTAGAATCTTCCGAATTTGAACCTGTCCACGAATTGTTGGCTGGCATATCTCTTTCCCGTGCCAAACAAGGCTTTACGCCTGCCGAAACCGGCGTTTACATTTTCAGCTTAAAGGAAGCATTGCTAGCATCATTACAGGCTGATATAAAAGATGATCCGTTCGCCCTGGTCGATGCAGTAATTAAGATCAGCAAACTGATGGACTATCTATGCGTCATTGCTTTTGAAACGTTTATCAAAGGAAGAGAAGAAGTAATCCTGCGTCAGACAGATGAAATTGCAGAAATTTCTACCCCTGTAATCCGCGTATGGGACGGCATTCTCGCCCTGCCCATTATCGGTACCCTTGATAGTTCACGTACCCAGGTAGTGATGGAAAACCTGCTGCAGGAAATCGTAATAAGCGGCAGCACCATTGCCATTCTCGATATCTCCGGTGTAGCTGCTGTAGACTCACTGGTAGCGCAACACCTGATTAAAACAGTGGCTGCTACCCGCCTGATGGGTGCTGAATGCATCATCAGTGGCATCCGCCCCGAGATCGCGCAAACGGTTGTTCACTTAGGGATTGACCTCTCCAATATCGTTACAAAAGCGACCCTGGCAAGTGCATTAAAACATGCATTCGGCATGCTGAAATTGAATGTAAAGAAAATAGAAAACGTTAAATCAGGATTATAA